One Candidatus Bathyarchaeia archaeon genomic window, TTCCCTAGGGGTAGCCTGATCCTCTTGGCCGGGGAACCGGGCACAGGCAAGACCGCCTTCTCGGTCAATTTCATAGCCAAGGGCGCCGTATCGGGCGAGCCTGGCGTTTACGCGGGATTCGCCGAGGAAAAGGAGGCCCTGATGGAATGCCTAGGCGGGCACTTGGCGGCGGACCTCAGGGGGCTCGAGGCCGAGGGTAAAGCGAAGTTCCTAGATTTCACCGCCATGAGGGAGGAGGGCACGTCGGCGATCTTGGAAAGGATCTTGGATGAGGTCGAGAGGATAGGGGCCAAGAGGCTCGCAATAGATTCCTTCTCGGCGATGGCTCAAGCCTTCAGGGATCGGATGGAGGTGAGGATGGTCGCCCAAACGGTCTTGGGGAGGATCGTTAGGCGGATGGGTTGCACGACCATAATGGTAGAGGAGGTCCCCATCGGCGAATCCGGGGTGGGCTTCGGCGTGGAGGAGTTCGTGGCAGACGGAATCATGAGACTCAGGGCGGGCGAAGTGGACGGACGCCTCCTAAGGGACTTGGAATTGGTGAAGCTGAGGGGCACGGAGCTCATCGAGCGCAGGCTGGCCTTCACGCTCAAGGGGGGATTCAGGGCCTTCGTTCCCTTCAAGCCCAAGCCCATCGAGGAGCGGAGGCGCTTCGAGCCCATCCCGGATCCGCCCGGCCGCTTCTCCACGGGCTCGAGGGATTTGGATCTGGTCCTGAGAGGAGGCGTGCCGAGGGGCTCCATCGCGCTCCTAGAGATCGATGAGAGGATTTCGACGCTTGAATATCACCTCCTCATAGGCCCGATGGCCCCGGAGTTCGCATTCCAAGGGAGGGGGGTAGTGGTCGTCCCAAGCATTGGGATCGACGCCGAGATCCTAAGGGGCGTTGGGAGGGACTATGGCGCAACCGAGGATGAGTTCGACCGCCTCATAAGGATCGTGTATTTGGGCATTCCGGAAACGGAGGAGGCATCTCCGAGCATAGTGGCCTTTAAGGGGAGGGATTGGGAGGAGGATTTAAAGGGGGTCGTTAAGGTGGCTGATGAGCTCAGGGCCAAGACGGGGCAACCGAATCTATGGATCGTGGGCTTGGATGCGCTGGTGGATTGTTATGGGGAGGATATATGCGAGAGGATCATGAACTATGCGGCCATCGTTATTCGAAGAAGGAAGTCGATGCTCGTTGCCTTATTGAAGGCTGGCCTAAAGCGATTGGCCACAAGGCTCAGCCCGATCGCCGATGTTTACCTCCGCCTCATCAGGCGGCATGGCTGCCCATTGCTTTATGGAATCAAGCCTAGGACGGGCCTATACGCGGTTGAGATGGACGTGGGGAAGGGCTATCCATTGCCCAAGCTAACGCCGATAGTATGACGGAGGCGGGGGGCGTGGACGATTTTGAGAGGGCCTTGGCGGAGGCGGTCGATGAAACCCTCCTATATATGGGCGATAGGGTTAGGCTAGCCCTTTATTCCTTTTTGAGGAAGCATTACGGCATCGAGGAGGATCGCATCCCGTCCAAGCTCGATGCGTTCGAAGGGGGCCTGAGGAGCGTCTTCGGAGATGGGGCGGATATACTCTTCAGGATGATCGCCCGTAGGCTTTACGGGAAGCTCGGCATACCATTCGAGGAGGGGGCCAGCTGGGGCTTGCGGGATTACGTGGAGCGGGCTAGGGCTGCGATGGCGAACCGGGGCCTAGCCCCATGAGCCGCGCATAACCCGAACGGCATTGAAGCGACGATCG contains:
- a CDS encoding ATPase domain-containing protein, with product MIERVKTGVDGLDEVIGGGFPRGSLILLAGEPGTGKTAFSVNFIAKGAVSGEPGVYAGFAEEKEALMECLGGHLAADLRGLEAEGKAKFLDFTAMREEGTSAILERILDEVERIGAKRLAIDSFSAMAQAFRDRMEVRMVAQTVLGRIVRRMGCTTIMVEEVPIGESGVGFGVEEFVADGIMRLRAGEVDGRLLRDLELVKLRGTELIERRLAFTLKGGFRAFVPFKPKPIEERRRFEPIPDPPGRFSTGSRDLDLVLRGGVPRGSIALLEIDERISTLEYHLLIGPMAPEFAFQGRGVVVVPSIGIDAEILRGVGRDYGATEDEFDRLIRIVYLGIPETEEASPSIVAFKGRDWEEDLKGVVKVADELRAKTGQPNLWIVGLDALVDCYGEDICERIMNYAAIVIRRRKSMLVALLKAGLKRLATRLSPIADVYLRLIRRHGCPLLYGIKPRTGLYAVEMDVGKGYPLPKLTPIV